Genomic DNA from Corynebacterium diphtheriae:
CCGTCAAGTTAAACTCTGGGAACTTTTCGCCAACAGTCAAGATAGACACAATTTCCTCCAAATAGGATCGAACGGTTATAAGAGTTTGCCTGCTGTTTCCTCCACCGCAGTAAATATACCGAGGAGAAAACAAGCTCTTTCATTGGACCGCTACCTCAGTTATAACTCTTATCGGAATATGGGACTAAGGTTTTGGCTCCTGCCATTGTTTATACCTATACAGCGAACACCTGTCAATATGACTTTCTTTTAAAAGTGTCTATAATAAGTATGAGCAATAAAGAATATCGGCCAACCCTTGCACAGCTGCGCACGTTCGCCACCATTGCGGAAAACAAGCATTTTGGGACCGCAGCTGCCAAGCTTTCGATTTCTCAACCATCGCTTTCGCAAGCGTTAGCAGCTCTTGAAAACGGCCTTGGTGTTCAGCTCATTGAACGCTCCACACGGCGAGTCATCGTCACTCCCGCTGGGGAAATGCTCTTACCGTATGCAAAGGCCACGCTTGATGCGGCTGATGCTTTCCTTGCCCATGCACATGGTGCTTCCGGCACGCTTTCTGGCCCCATGAGTCTTGGTATCATTCCGACCATTGCCCCATATATCCTCCCGAATCTACTCGATGCTGTACGCGACGAGTTTCCCGACTTGGAGCTTCGAATCGTAGAAGAGCAGACAAAGCACCTCATAGCGCTTCTTCGCGACGGACATATCGATTGTGCAATATTGGCGCTTCCGACTGAACAAATCGGTTTTACAGAAATGCCACTTTATGTCGAAGATTTCTGCATGGTGACAACAGAAGATCACCCATTGGCGCATCGCAATGACTTAACTCTTTCTCACCTCAAAGAGCTTGATCTTTTGCTTCTCGACGACGGCCACTGTCTTCGCGACCAGATCGTAGATCTATGCCGACACGTTGACGTAAATCCCACACACAGCAAGGCGGCAGAGACCCGCGCGGCCAGCTTGACTACTGTTATGCAATTGGTCAGTGCTGGAATGGGCGCTACCTTAGTGCCGGAAAGCTCAGTGTCCATAGAATGCTCGCGCCCAGGCTTGGCCACGGCTACTTTCGCTCCTGGAGTTAGTGCTTCGCGTCAAGTGGGAATGGTGTACCGAACATCATCCTCAAGGACTGAGGAGTTTCAAAAGCTAGGTTCTATAGTTGGCCAAGCGTTTCAAGACGTTATCGCGCAGAATTAGCATAATAAAAATGGTGGAGAGGATTTCACGATCCTCACCACCATTCTCTTATTTCCTATGCTTTCAACGGAACCGTTCCTTGAGCAATTTGCCGATACATATGAGCCTGAGCATTCATCATGGCGGGAACGATAATAATCGCGCCTAGTCCAAGAGTGATGAGCAACCCGAATGTAGAAATCAAGAAGTTGAACACGCTAAAGCCCACTGCTTGCCAATAGTTTTTAGAAACCTGTACAAAACCAAGACGTATTCCTTCTATCACCGAGGCGCGCCCATCGCATACGAAATACGGAGCATAGGTAAAAAATGGTGAAATGAATGTGGCAACGACAAGAATCAACACGAGTACCAATACAAATGGCACCCAACTGCCCCCTGTTTGCAGGTTGAAAGCAGTGACAAAAAGGACCGCGATGCTAATTCCCATTGGAATAAGTAGCAATATGAATATTAAAAATTCCGTCGCTGTTGTCTTAAGCCAACGAGCTTTGGTGAAGACTTCACCAAGGGTGATAGGAAGACCATCAAGCTGCAATAGCACAAGGCGAATACCAAAAGCTGCGATCAATATGGATCCAAAATTAACCAAAAAATCTGTACCTCTTATGGAGGGGTCAGGTACTGCGCTGGGATCCTCGAATCCCCCACTCGCCCCGAAAGACAGATACGTTGCTGTTGCTGTCCCAACTCCAACAACCGCAAGTATCAGGAAAGCACCTAGTATCCATAGCGGCTTCTTGAAGACAATTCGGAATCCGTATTCTATCGCTGCGAAGATGTCTGCCTTACCGGCGTGCTCCACAAACGGATCTTTAAGATCTTTATGGAACTTCTGCTCCCCAGCAGAACTTGCACCGCTGCCATAACCTGCATAGGAACCGGAATAACTACCTAGCGGCGAACTGGTGGGGTATCCATCAGCTGGGACGTTAAAACCACGATCTTCTGGATGGGAAGTAGAAGGGTAAGGTTCGTACTCATTATCTTGAGGGTCAAAAGGATTCCGAGGGGTGGTCATGTCACTCCTAGCGTGAGGCTCTGAAATTATTCAATACAGGCCCGACCTTACTGGAACAGTTTTTCGTACTCCAGTAACTAGCCCCAATTGTTGCATTACTGTTACTCCCCATCGAGCACTAAACTGTGTGTTCATTATGGGCAAACGGAATCTAAAGCACTCTAACCGACGCGTAAAACCAACGACTCAAGATTCACCAGAAGTTAAAGAGTTAAAAGCATCATGCATGTCCCAATTATCAGGTTTGGGACTTGCCCTCCACCGGTCTTTTGAGCGCCGTATCACTAAAGCGCACAGCACGAGGGCTTTAGAAGCTATTGCACAGGACCTCGCAACAGCGCTTAACTCAATTGAAAAACGACGCAGCAGTATCCCAGTTATCTCCTATCCGGACAATCTCCCAGTTAGTTCACAACGGGACGAAATCGCTGCCGCTATCCAAGAAAACCAAGTTGTCATCATCGCTGGCGAAACAGGTTCCGGTAAAACTACTCAGATTCCTAAAATATGTCTTGATTTGGGACGTGGAATTACTGGCTTAATTGGGCACACGCAGCCACGTCGATTAGCCGCACGAACGGTTGCCGAACGTATTGCAGACGAATTAGATCAGCCAATCGGTGAATCTGTTGGTTACGCGATTCGCTTCGACGATCGTGTCTCCCCCAGTACGTCTATCAAGCTCATGACAGACGGTATTTTACTGGCAGAAATGCAACGTGATCGTTACCTCAATGCTTACGACACAATCATCATTGACGAGGCACACGAGCGAAGCCTGAATATCGATTTCATCCTTGGATATCTCAAACAGCTACTTCCTAAGCGTCCAGATCTAAAAGTCATCATCACATCGGCAACCATTGATCCTGAACGATTCGCGCACCATTTTTCGGACGAAAATGGTACACCAGCCCCCATTATTGAAGTGTCTGGGCGAACCTACCCAGTGGAGGTACTTTATCGCCCCCTCGAGCTTGAAGATGGTACGTCGCTTATCGACGTCGACCCCATCGACGGCCTAATCAGCGCCATTAAGGAGCTTATGAGCTACGGTGACGGTGACATCCTCTGTTTCTTTGCCGGCGAATCAGATATTCGTGACGCCATGGAAGCTATAAAAGAGCAACGATGGCGTAATGTTGAAGTCACACCGCTATTTGGTCGACTGTCTAACCAAGAACAACATAAAGTGTTTACATCACATACTGGCCGCCGAATTGTTCTTGCAACAAATATTGCTGAAACATCACTGACTGTCCCCGGTATTCACTTTGTTGTCGATCTAGGTACAGCACGCATATCTCGGTATTCCAGTCGTACAAAAGTACAACGATTACCCATCGAACCGATTTCCCAAGCCAGCGCTCGTCAACGTTCCGGCCGCTGTGGACGTGTCGCCGATGGCATTGCGATTCGGTTGTACTCCGAAGAGGACTTTCTCTCACGCCCTGAATTCACCGATCCAGAAATTCTGAGAACGAATTTGGCCAACGTGATTCTGCAGATGGCCTCACTACGCCTAGGCCATATCGACGATTTCCCCTTCATCCAAGCGCCCGATACCAAGTCGATCCGTGACGGAATACTGTTGTTGCACGAACTTGGTGCATTAACCACAACGGATACGCGGACTGATCTTCCACGGTTAACAACAATCGGCACGACACTTGCCAGAATTCCGCTCGATCCACGACTAGGCAGAATGCTCATCGAAGCAGAACGTCTAGGCTGCCTCGCCCATGTCATGGTGGTAGTAGCTGCGCTGTCGATTCAAGACGTGCGCGAGCGGCCTCTTGACTATCAGGCGCAAGCAGATCAACTCCACGCTCGATTCAAAGATCCTCAAAGCGACTTTTCCAGCTATCTCAAATTATGGGCGTACATCAATCAGCGTCGCGATGAATTGTCAGGAAACGCATTTAAAAAGGTGATGCAACAAGAGTTCCTTCACTATATGCGGATTCGTGAATGGTTTGATCTCGTTCGCCAACTAAAATCCATAGGTGAACAAGTCGGCTGGAAATCGTTTGAACGGTCGGACGCAACCGACAACGATTGCATTCACCAAGCTCTCTTAGCGGGGCTTTTGTCCCATATCGGCATCAAAGAAGGCGATTCCCGAGAATTTGTAGGCGCCCGCAATACGCGTTTTATGGTCTTCCCTGGTTCAAGTCTTGCGAAGAAACCTCCACAATTCGTTATGGCTGGAGAGCTTGTCGAAACGTCAAGACTGTGGGCACGCGACGTCGCCGCAATAGATCCACGTTGGGTCGAGCCTCTGGCACAAAACTTGCTCAAACACCAATATTCGGAGCCACATTGGTCTCTCAAACGTGGTGCAGCGATGGTTTACCAGCGTTCAACGCTCTATGGAGTGCCGATCGTTGTCGACCGACTGATCAATCTAGCTACCATCGATGCCATTGGCGCACGCGAGATCTTCATCCGTGAAGCTTTAATTAATGGGCAATGGACTACCCATCACAGCTTTTTCAAAAACAATATGCAGAAACTAGAAGCTGCAAATACCTTGGAGGAAAAAGCAAGGCGACGCGATATCGTAGTAACCGAAGATACCCTGTACGAGTTTTACAATGATCGGCTCCCACAATCTGTCGTTTCCACCCGAGCGTTTGATCATTGGTGGAAGAAAACCCGCACACAGACACCTGATTTACTCGATTTTGATCCTGACAAACTTATTTCTGATAGCGCTGAAGAAGTTAATGCAGAACGGTATCCAGATAGTTGGTACGACAACGGTGTAGAGCTAGAACTCCGTTATCGTTTTGAACCTGGCCATCCTGACGACGGAGTTACAGTCAACGTTCCAGTTCCATATCTTGCGTCACTTGAGGAAAGTGGTTTCGAATGGCTTGTTCCCGGTTTTATCCAAGAGCTGCTGACTGCTTCTTTAAAAACACTTCCAAAACATCTACGAAAAAAAATTGTTCCTGCTCCGAACTATGCGAATCTGATTCAGCCACGGATTTCGTTCCGAAAAGGACCGCTTACTCAGGCTATAACGAATGCGCTCAAAGACGCCGGAATTACGGGGATCGAAGCAGAGGACTTTGATTTATCAGCGCTTCCAGATCATTTACGGATTACATTCGCAGCAATAGACAAACATGGAAAGGTAATCGACAAAGATAAGAACCTTGCGCGTCTTAAAACACGTCAAAAAAATAAAATTCGTGCGTCTGCTCTCAAAATCGGAAAAGCAGTCCACCAAAGCGCCGTCACAACTTGGACATCCTCAACTCTAGGAAAGATTCCTGAAGAAGTTTCCACAAAAGTAGACGGCCAACTCATAAAGACTTATCCCGCCTTAGTAATAGGAGAACAAGGATTCTCAGTCGAGGCCAAACCTACCCGCGCCGAAGCTGACGCGTCCATGCTGACGGCAACGTTAGCGATGCTGATGAAGGCATCAAATATTAACACCCAAAAAATGCTTAATGGGTTGCCTCTTCAACAACGTGTTGCAGTTGAGAACTATCCCCACGGCAGCAGCAATGGATTAGTACAAGATGTCAAAGCTGCGGTGATCCGGGACCTACTCATCGAACGCGGCGGACCAGTACGTTCACCAGAAGAATTTGATGTTCTTAAAAAGGAAATTACCCCCAAAGTGCCGGGGCTGACGCGTCAAGCGGTCGTGCAATTAGCCCCTTCTATCAATTGTTATCTCAAAACTAGAGACGAAGTTGCGCACTGGGAAGGTGACGCCATTGATGATATTAGTAGGCAATTAGATTTCCTGCTCCCCCCATTTGCAGTATCACATCATGGAATTCGTCATCTCGCGCGATTACCGCGGCTTTGTGAAGCTATAACCATTCGGCTGGATTCAATGAGCCGAGATTCTTATAAGGATGCGGAGCTACAACTGGTTATTAATAGACTCGAAAATGCCCTCTATGCGAAGGCCAATCGTGGTGGAATTCCAAAATCGAAAATCAACGATATTGCGTGGAAAATTCAAGAGTTACGGGTTAGTCTTTTTGCCCAGAGACTAGGTACTGCAGAAAAAGTATCGGAACGAAAGATCCATAAGCTCATTGAAGCTCTTTAATAAGCAGTGGTTCCTACTGCTTATAGAGCAGAGAGTAGGAACCACTGCTTATTTTCTTGAGGCTAATTCGACCTATCCCGCCGTCGCATCAACCGAATCTCAGATTCGAAATCATCAGCGCTTTCAAACGATTTATATACTGATGCAAACCGCAGATAAGCTACTTCATCTAGTTCCCGCAGTGGCTCCAAAATGGCAAGACCTATCTCGTTAGCGTGAATCTGTGAGCTGCCATGCAAACGAACTCGCTCTTCTACTTGTTGCGCAAGCCGTTTCAATGCATCATCACTTACATCTCGGCCTTGGCATGCACGACGGACACCTACGATAACCTTTTCCCTACTAAAAGGCTCGGTAAGCCCATTGCGTTTGACCACTAAGAGTTGTGCTTTTTCAACTGTAGTAAACCGGTTCTTACACTGTGTACATTCGCGACGTCTTCTAATTGCCGAACCTGAATCAATCACACGAGAGTCGATCACACGAGACTGATCATTATGACAAAAAGGACAGTACACGACACAACCCCGCTTATTCCTCGTTACTAAAACAGACTCTCACATCTTATAGCGTGCCCCGAAATAGCGCGGAAATCTACTACAGCGCAATCTTTCATTACTTTGCTACCGCGCCTGAGCCCACACTAACCATCTCCTCAGGATGCATCATCCCATCTACCGCAATAAAAGAAGTAGCAACAATTAGACCTAACAATGCACCGATTAGGGCATTACGAACCTTATGCCCAAAGCTCTGCGATACTTCCTCATTCAAATGAGGTTTGCTTTCTTGCCCTTCCCCATAAGGACCTGCATGACTTAAAGTTCGAACACTTTGTTCACTTACAGTTGGAGTAAACGCTGAAATATCCCACATTTCCGAGGCAGGACCAACCTCAACACGACGTCCATCATGTGATTTCGACGCTGGTAAAACATAAGAAATAGACATACTTCCCTCACATCTTTCAATTTGAACAATCGCCTACGCTACAAACAACCCGCTACATCAGAAACATCTTATCGACAACCTGTTCGATTTTACTACATGCTCGATAATACTCGTTCGAACAAACTTGTCAACATCTTAAGAATATTTCGAACAAATGTGTAGGATTTTTTCGAAATGCGGTAATATTTTCAGTAGCCCAATGAAACGTGGCAGGCGATTATCACCTCTACGTTGCCCGATCATCCCCCTGATCATTATGGCAGTCCTTTCGAACACTGCCGATACGTTATTCGCAAACAAATCACAACAAATCACGATTACTTTGAGGAAATAATTCTTATGCCAGTGAAGGATTCATCTTCTAACAAGAAGAACCAAATAGGAAAACTTTCCGAACGACAACGTCGAATTTTAGAAGTCATCACCGACGCAGTTTCGCTCCGTGGCTACCCCCCGAGCATTAGAGAAATTGGTGATGCTGCAGGCTTGCAATCCACGTCATCCGTCGCGTATCAACTTAAAGAGCTGGAAAAGAAGGGCTACCTTCGCAGAGACCCTAATAAGCCACGCGCAGTTGATGTTCGTGCGCTTCCCGATCCGATCCCTTCAAAGCCTGGCCGTAAACCAGGGCCTAAAAAGTCTTCGGTTGCTGTCAGTCCCGATCCTGCGGAAACTTCGCCCACCAGCTTTGTACCAATAGTTGGGTCCATTGCAGCGGGCAATCCAATTCTCGCCGAAGAGAACGTAGACGGTTACTTCCCCTTCCCTTCCGAAATCGTCGGAGACGGTGATCTTTTTATGCTCCAAGTAGAGGGTGAATCTATGCGTGATGCGGGGATCCTACATCACGACTGGGTTGTCGTCCGTTCCCAGCCCGTTGCAGAACAAGGGGAATTTGTCGCCGCGCTTATTGAAGGTGAAGCAACGGTAAAAGAATTCCACTCAGATTCGTCTGGCGTGTGGCTTTTACCCCACAACGACGCATTTGATCCCATTCCGGCTGAACACGCAGAAATTATGGGCAAAGTGGTTTCTATCCTCCGAAAGCTCTAATCCATCCTCCGGTGAGGAACCCTAACCCCCTGTATATTGATCTGAGATATAAGGGGGTTTACACATTACGCACCCCCGAAGAGGCCTAGAATTCGGTTTTCCGTATAAGATCACACTTTTTTATTTTTCTTGAATCAAACGCTGTTTACGTTAGTTTTTACCTCTAATTCGTTTGTTTCGTGTCCGATTGTGGGAATTTTCTTTACTCTAGATCGCACGTTTTTGGTTTTTGCATGAAAAGATAGAAGGAGGATAAATACAAAACCAAAAGTCCTCAATCTCGGCTTTGCCCGATCTATTGATCCACGAAAGGTCAAACCAATGTATTCCGAGGAGCGCCGCAGGCAAATTGCCTCTTTGACTGCAGTTGAAGGCCGCGTCAACGTAACAGAGCTAGCAGCACGCTTCGACGTGACAGCAGAGACTATCCGTAGGGATTTAGCAGTCCTAGATAGAGAAGGAGTGGTCCACCGAGTACACGGTGGGGCTGTCGCGAACCAAACATTTCAAACTGCCGAATTTAGCTTGGATACGCGATCACGCTCTGCGTCTGGTGCTAAAAATTCCATCGCGCACGCAGCCCTTAGTTATCTTCCTGAAGCTCAGGGAGGTCTGTTTCTTGACGCTGGAACGACCACCGCTGCATTAGCCGAACTCCTAGCAGCCCAACCATTTGCAAAACACTGGTCCATCGTTACCAATAGTTTGTCAATCGCACTTACCTTGGCGAATTCCGGCCTTGACGAAATCCAACTCCTCGGTGGCAGTGTCAGGGCCATTACCCAAGCCGTCGTTGGCGATACTGCTCTTCGTACTTTGGCGCTCATGCGAGCCGATGTTGCCTTCATCGGTACAAACGCATTGACAATCGATCACGGACTATCGACTGCAGATTCACAAGAGGCTGCTATTAAGTCTGCAATGATTACTAATGCACATAAAGTTGTTGTTTTGTGCGATTCGACCAAAATGGGCACTGATTACTTGGTAAGTTTCGGATCTATTTCTGATATTGATGTCATCATCACTGACGCTAATGCCCCTGAGAGCTTTGTGAAAGCACTGCGCGACCGTGATGTGGAAGTCATTATCGCCTAACTTCAATCTTTCAAGTTTTCTCATCATAATTAATGAAGTGGGGCGGGAAGATCTTTTGTTCTTCCCGCCCCACTTCATTAACGTTGCTCGAGCTTAAGGCTGCAATACCTTACGCACAGCCGCTCGTGCATCAATTGCACCTTCTGCATTGACAGCTGCTTCTGCAGCACGGACACATGTTTCAAAATCAACAGATGCCAATTGTGCACCTACACCCGCGATCGCCGTGGATGCCGCTGACAGCGAATTGACGCCTAAACCAGTGAGAACACATGCTAACAATGGGTCTGCTGCAGCCTCGCCACATACACCCACAGCGGTGTTAAAACGCTTGCCTTCTTCACAAGTATGCTTAATCAAACGCAACACTGCGGGCTGCCATGGATCTGTCAGATACGCAAGCTGAGGAGACATTCTGTCTGCTGCCATGGTGTACTGAGTGAGATCATTAGTACCAATAGAGACGAAATCCAGATATGGCATGAGCTTATCTGCCATTAGCGACGCTGCAGGGACCTCAATCATTGCACCAGCGGTTAATCCTCGTTCTGCGCAAAGCCCTGCGAACCAGCGTGCCTCTCGTGTTGTGGCCACCATAGGTGCCATAACCCAAGTTGGGGAATTCTCATCTCGACCAAGCTCATGAGCGGCCTGTGCGATAGCGTCCAACTGGCGAGTCAACAATGACTCATTAGCACGGGCTACACGAAGGCCGCGAACACCCAGAGCAGGATTCATCTCGTCAGCCATAGACGCAAAGGCAACTGGTTTGTCAGAACCTGCATCTAGCGAACGAACAACAACCTTGGAATCTGGGAATTGTTCCAAAACTTTTTTGTAGACAGCCGCTTGTTCATCAACGCTTGGTTCTTCTGTAGCGGTCAAGAAGCACATTTCAGTACGGAATAACCCAATACCTTCAGCCTGACTCTCCGTTGCAGCGATCCGTGCAGCTTTTCCATCTTGTACGTTCGCAAGTAGCTGCACTCGATGACCGTCCTTAGTTTCGGCTGGTCCTTTCCACTGCGCGATGCGCTCAGCTAGCATGCGCGATTCCAGTTCAGCTGCACGAGCGGTTTCAGGATCTGCGTCGAGAGTCACGGTGCCCAATGCACCGTCGATAAGCACGTCTGTACCTACTTCAATCTTGTGAATTTTCTCACCAGTTGCGACAATGCACGGAACGTTGAGCTGGCGTGCAATAATCGCGGTGTGGCTGGTTGGACCACCCAACTCAGTTACAAGACCGACAAAATAGTCGGTATTCAAGGCTGCGGTATCTGCGGGGGAAAGGTCATCAGCGAAAAGCACAACGTGCTCATGAACATCTGGAAGTCCAGGTTCAAGATCTCCTCGTAGCTCAGCAATCACACGATCGCGAATATCTCGAAGGTCTGTTGTACGCTCCGCCATTACACCGCCAGCTGCCTCAAACATTGAAACAAACTTGGTGGTCGCAGCAACAACTGCATACTCAGCTGGGTGTCCGCCTTGAATGCCTTTCTTGACGGCCTTCTGCCAGCCGCGGTCTTTGACCATTCCTGCAGTAGCTTTTAGTACCTCCGACGCTGCACCCTCGGCATGTTCGGAACGATCAAGAAGGCGTTGTGCCACAGCATCTGCCGCTGCAACGAAGTTATCTAGCTGTTGAGCACGATCAGCTTCGTCAACAACCTCTCCTGCCTGGGGCAGCTTTGGCCGCGGGCTAATCCACACGGCTTTGGCATAACGGACACCGGAAACTACGCCAGTACCCTTAATAATTGTGTCTGTCATCACGTTATTCAACGTTCGCCACCTATCCTCACGGGAGTAGTCAATACCACTTCTACATCACCACAAAATCAACATTTCCGCAACCAATCCAACAAGCAAATGTTGACATGCAGAAAGAAGTGGGCATAAATTTGGTGTAAGTTCAAATATTTTGTTTACATGGCGCATTCAAGGCGCTACATCATAAAACGAAGGATTTTTTGCCGTTACATAACTGCAATATGCCCTCAAAATTCTATTGGGGGTAAAAAGAATTCTTGGTTCAATGAAGGAGTGAAGGTGGCTACCGTAGAAGAAGTAAATCTGCGCCAAGCAACCATCGTTTCGCTCACCAATGAAACCGGAAGATCAAGTGTAACGCAGCTAGCTCAGCAATTCGATGTTACACCTGAAACCATCAGACGCGACCTGAAAAGTCTCGAGCAACAGGGG
This window encodes:
- the ptsP gene encoding phosphoenolpyruvate--protein phosphotransferase; translation: MTDTIIKGTGVVSGVRYAKAVWISPRPKLPQAGEVVDEADRAQQLDNFVAAADAVAQRLLDRSEHAEGAASEVLKATAGMVKDRGWQKAVKKGIQGGHPAEYAVVAATTKFVSMFEAAGGVMAERTTDLRDIRDRVIAELRGDLEPGLPDVHEHVVLFADDLSPADTAALNTDYFVGLVTELGGPTSHTAIIARQLNVPCIVATGEKIHKIEVGTDVLIDGALGTVTLDADPETARAAELESRMLAERIAQWKGPAETKDGHRVQLLANVQDGKAARIAATESQAEGIGLFRTEMCFLTATEEPSVDEQAAVYKKVLEQFPDSKVVVRSLDAGSDKPVAFASMADEMNPALGVRGLRVARANESLLTRQLDAIAQAAHELGRDENSPTWVMAPMVATTREARWFAGLCAERGLTAGAMIEVPAASLMADKLMPYLDFVSIGTNDLTQYTMAADRMSPQLAYLTDPWQPAVLRLIKHTCEEGKRFNTAVGVCGEAAADPLLACVLTGLGVNSLSAASTAIAGVGAQLASVDFETCVRAAEAAVNAEGAIDARAAVRKVLQP
- a CDS encoding DeoR/GlpR family DNA-binding transcription regulator, translated to MYSEERRRQIASLTAVEGRVNVTELAARFDVTAETIRRDLAVLDREGVVHRVHGGAVANQTFQTAEFSLDTRSRSASGAKNSIAHAALSYLPEAQGGLFLDAGTTTAALAELLAAQPFAKHWSIVTNSLSIALTLANSGLDEIQLLGGSVRAITQAVVGDTALRTLALMRADVAFIGTNALTIDHGLSTADSQEAAIKSAMITNAHKVVVLCDSTKMGTDYLVSFGSISDIDVIITDANAPESFVKALRDRDVEVIIA
- the lexA gene encoding transcriptional repressor LexA, with amino-acid sequence MPVKDSSSNKKNQIGKLSERQRRILEVITDAVSLRGYPPSIREIGDAAGLQSTSSVAYQLKELEKKGYLRRDPNKPRAVDVRALPDPIPSKPGRKPGPKKSSVAVSPDPAETSPTSFVPIVGSIAAGNPILAEENVDGYFPFPSEIVGDGDLFMLQVEGESMRDAGILHHDWVVVRSQPVAEQGEFVAALIEGEATVKEFHSDSSGVWLLPHNDAFDPIPAEHAEIMGKVVSILRKL
- the hrpA gene encoding ATP-dependent RNA helicase HrpA, translated to MGKRNLKHSNRRVKPTTQDSPEVKELKASCMSQLSGLGLALHRSFERRITKAHSTRALEAIAQDLATALNSIEKRRSSIPVISYPDNLPVSSQRDEIAAAIQENQVVIIAGETGSGKTTQIPKICLDLGRGITGLIGHTQPRRLAARTVAERIADELDQPIGESVGYAIRFDDRVSPSTSIKLMTDGILLAEMQRDRYLNAYDTIIIDEAHERSLNIDFILGYLKQLLPKRPDLKVIITSATIDPERFAHHFSDENGTPAPIIEVSGRTYPVEVLYRPLELEDGTSLIDVDPIDGLISAIKELMSYGDGDILCFFAGESDIRDAMEAIKEQRWRNVEVTPLFGRLSNQEQHKVFTSHTGRRIVLATNIAETSLTVPGIHFVVDLGTARISRYSSRTKVQRLPIEPISQASARQRSGRCGRVADGIAIRLYSEEDFLSRPEFTDPEILRTNLANVILQMASLRLGHIDDFPFIQAPDTKSIRDGILLLHELGALTTTDTRTDLPRLTTIGTTLARIPLDPRLGRMLIEAERLGCLAHVMVVVAALSIQDVRERPLDYQAQADQLHARFKDPQSDFSSYLKLWAYINQRRDELSGNAFKKVMQQEFLHYMRIREWFDLVRQLKSIGEQVGWKSFERSDATDNDCIHQALLAGLLSHIGIKEGDSREFVGARNTRFMVFPGSSLAKKPPQFVMAGELVETSRLWARDVAAIDPRWVEPLAQNLLKHQYSEPHWSLKRGAAMVYQRSTLYGVPIVVDRLINLATIDAIGAREIFIREALINGQWTTHHSFFKNNMQKLEAANTLEEKARRRDIVVTEDTLYEFYNDRLPQSVVSTRAFDHWWKKTRTQTPDLLDFDPDKLISDSAEEVNAERYPDSWYDNGVELELRYRFEPGHPDDGVTVNVPVPYLASLEESGFEWLVPGFIQELLTASLKTLPKHLRKKIVPAPNYANLIQPRISFRKGPLTQAITNALKDAGITGIEAEDFDLSALPDHLRITFAAIDKHGKVIDKDKNLARLKTRQKNKIRASALKIGKAVHQSAVTTWTSSTLGKIPEEVSTKVDGQLIKTYPALVIGEQGFSVEAKPTRAEADASMLTATLAMLMKASNINTQKMLNGLPLQQRVAVENYPHGSSNGLVQDVKAAVIRDLLIERGGPVRSPEEFDVLKKEITPKVPGLTRQAVVQLAPSINCYLKTRDEVAHWEGDAIDDISRQLDFLLPPFAVSHHGIRHLARLPRLCEAITIRLDSMSRDSYKDAELQLVINRLENALYAKANRGGIPKSKINDIAWKIQELRVSLFAQRLGTAEKVSERKIHKLIEAL
- a CDS encoding hydrogen peroxide-inducible genes activator, which translates into the protein MSNKEYRPTLAQLRTFATIAENKHFGTAAAKLSISQPSLSQALAALENGLGVQLIERSTRRVIVTPAGEMLLPYAKATLDAADAFLAHAHGASGTLSGPMSLGIIPTIAPYILPNLLDAVRDEFPDLELRIVEEQTKHLIALLRDGHIDCAILALPTEQIGFTEMPLYVEDFCMVTTEDHPLAHRNDLTLSHLKELDLLLLDDGHCLRDQIVDLCRHVDVNPTHSKAAETRAASLTTVMQLVSAGMGATLVPESSVSIECSRPGLATATFAPGVSASRQVGMVYRTSSSRTEEFQKLGSIVGQAFQDVIAQN
- the nrdR gene encoding transcriptional regulator NrdR; this translates as MYCPFCHNDQSRVIDSRVIDSGSAIRRRRECTQCKNRFTTVEKAQLLVVKRNGLTEPFSREKVIVGVRRACQGRDVSDDALKRLAQQVEERVRLHGSSQIHANEIGLAILEPLRELDEVAYLRFASVYKSFESADDFESEIRLMRRRDRSN